The following coding sequences lie in one Streptomyces sp. NBC_00510 genomic window:
- a CDS encoding NADH-quinone oxidoreductase subunit M, whose translation MSFPLLTLTAGLPALGAIATAAVPAARREAAKWLALAVSLATLVLAVIVFVRFDPGGARYQLTESHAWIADFGVRYELGVDGIAVALIGLTALLVPFVIAAGWHDADPLEEKNPNRRWRPTQGFFALILLVEAMVIISFEATDVFLFYIFFEAMLIPMYFLIGGFGDRAHEHGEEEAARQRSYAAVKFLLYNLAGGLIMLAAVIGLYAVTADQLGQGTFSLQEILQARAAGKLDMSTTAERALFLGFFFAFAVKAPLFPLHTWLPNAMGEATAPVAVLITAVVDKVGTFAMLRFCLQLFPEASKWATPVILVLALISIVYGALVAVGQRDIKRLVAYASISHFGFIILGIFAMTSQGQGGATLYMVNHGISTAALMLVAGFLISRRGSRLIASYGGVQKVAPVLAGTFLIGGLATLSLPGLAPFVSEFLVLVGTFSRYPAVGIVATTGIVLAALYVLVLYQRTMTGPVKAEVQGMPDLKVRELAVVAPLIALLIVLGVYPKPLTDVVNPAVQQTLSDVHKTDPKPALEASK comes from the coding sequence ATGTCCTTCCCCCTGCTCACCCTGACCGCCGGCCTGCCGGCGCTCGGCGCGATCGCCACCGCCGCCGTGCCGGCGGCGCGGCGCGAGGCCGCCAAGTGGCTGGCGCTGGCCGTCTCACTGGCGACGCTCGTGCTGGCCGTGATCGTGTTCGTCCGCTTCGACCCGGGCGGTGCCCGCTACCAGCTCACCGAGTCCCACGCGTGGATCGCCGACTTCGGGGTCCGCTACGAACTCGGCGTGGACGGCATCGCCGTCGCGCTCATCGGGCTGACCGCGCTGCTCGTCCCGTTCGTCATCGCCGCGGGCTGGCACGACGCCGACCCGCTGGAGGAGAAGAACCCAAACCGCCGCTGGCGGCCCACCCAGGGCTTCTTCGCGCTGATCCTGCTGGTCGAGGCGATGGTGATCATCTCCTTCGAGGCCACGGACGTCTTCCTCTTCTACATCTTCTTCGAGGCCATGCTCATCCCGATGTACTTCCTCATCGGCGGCTTCGGGGACCGTGCCCACGAGCACGGCGAGGAGGAGGCGGCCCGTCAGCGCTCCTACGCGGCGGTGAAGTTCCTGCTCTACAACCTGGCCGGCGGGCTCATCATGCTGGCCGCGGTCATCGGGCTCTACGCCGTCACCGCCGACCAGCTCGGCCAGGGCACCTTCTCCCTCCAGGAGATCCTGCAGGCCCGGGCGGCCGGCAAGCTCGACATGTCCACCACCGCGGAACGCGCCCTGTTCCTCGGCTTCTTCTTCGCGTTCGCGGTCAAGGCCCCGCTGTTCCCGCTGCACACCTGGCTGCCCAACGCCATGGGCGAGGCCACGGCGCCGGTCGCGGTGCTCATCACCGCGGTCGTCGACAAGGTCGGCACCTTCGCGATGCTCCGCTTCTGCCTCCAGCTCTTCCCCGAGGCCAGCAAGTGGGCGACGCCGGTGATCCTGGTGCTGGCGCTGATCAGCATCGTCTACGGCGCCCTGGTCGCCGTCGGCCAGCGCGACATCAAACGGCTGGTCGCGTACGCGTCGATCTCCCACTTCGGCTTCATCATCCTGGGCATCTTCGCGATGACCTCCCAGGGCCAGGGCGGGGCGACGCTGTACATGGTCAACCACGGCATCTCCACCGCCGCGCTGATGCTGGTCGCGGGCTTCCTGATCTCCCGTCGCGGCTCCCGTCTCATCGCGTCCTACGGCGGGGTGCAGAAGGTGGCCCCGGTGCTGGCCGGCACCTTCCTGATCGGCGGTCTGGCCACCCTGTCGCTGCCGGGGCTCGCCCCCTTCGTCAGTGAGTTCCTCGTCCTCGTCGGGACGTTCAGCCGCTACCCGGCCGTCGGGATCGTCGCCACCACCGGCATCGTCCTCGCCGCGCTGTACGTCCTCGTCCTGTACCAGCGGACGATGACCGGCCCGGTGAAGGCCGAGGTGCAGGGGATGCCCGACCTGAAGGTCCGGGAACTCGCCGTCGTGGCGCCGCTGATCGCGCTGCTGATCGTGCTCGGGGTGTACCCGAAGCCGCTCACCGACGTCGTCAACCCGGCGGTGCAGCAGACGCTCTCCGACGTGCACAAGACCGACCCCAAGCCGGCGCTGGAGGCATCCAAGTGA
- a CDS encoding NADH-quinone oxidoreductase subunit J: MNGVTTLAAYTTSTGEAVQFWVLGTVAVLGALSTVLMKKAVHSALSLAGTMIVLAVFYLAQGAYFLGVVQIVVYTGAIMMLFLFVVMLVGITAADSLKETLKGQRWLAAGAGIGFGVLLIAGIANASIKNFQGLGQANAGGNVEGLASLIFTKYVWAFEITGALLITAAIGAMVLTHRERTEARATQRELAERRVREGKQITPLPAPGVYARNNAVDVPGLLPDGTVSELSVSPTLRGRGQYRDVSAEAVDRVAELEQRSEEASK, translated from the coding sequence ATGAACGGCGTGACCACGCTGGCCGCGTACACCACCTCCACCGGGGAGGCGGTCCAGTTCTGGGTGCTCGGCACCGTCGCGGTGCTCGGCGCGCTCTCGACCGTGCTGATGAAGAAGGCCGTGCACAGCGCACTGTCGCTGGCCGGGACGATGATCGTCCTGGCGGTCTTCTACCTGGCCCAGGGCGCGTACTTCCTCGGCGTCGTCCAGATCGTCGTCTACACCGGCGCGATCATGATGCTCTTCCTCTTCGTCGTCATGCTGGTCGGCATCACCGCCGCCGACTCGCTCAAGGAGACGCTGAAGGGGCAGCGCTGGCTGGCCGCCGGAGCCGGCATCGGCTTCGGCGTGCTGCTGATCGCCGGCATCGCCAACGCCTCGATCAAGAACTTCCAGGGGCTCGGCCAGGCCAACGCCGGCGGCAACGTCGAGGGACTCGCCTCGCTGATCTTCACCAAGTACGTGTGGGCCTTCGAGATCACCGGTGCGCTGCTCATCACCGCCGCGATCGGCGCGATGGTCCTCACCCACCGCGAGCGCACCGAGGCCCGTGCCACCCAGCGCGAACTCGCCGAGCGGCGCGTGCGCGAGGGCAAGCAGATCACCCCGCTCCCCGCGCCCGGCGTCTACGCCCGCAACAACGCGGTCGACGTCCCCGGCCTGCTGCCGGACGGCACGGTCTCGGAGCTCAGCGTCAGCCCGACGCTGCGCGGCCGCGGCCAGTACCGGGACGTGTCCGCGGAGGCGGTCGACAGGGTCGCCGAGCTGGAACAGCGCTCCGAGGAGGCGTCGAAGTGA
- the nuoL gene encoding NADH-quinone oxidoreductase subunit L — protein MDYLIGWLVLLPLLGAGVLLTGGRRLDRTGHWIGTTLAGASFVGAAVLFFDMLGRGGEDRALHSTAFTWISVGGFHADVAFQLDQLSMTFALLITGVGTLIHIYSIGYMEHDERRRRFFGYLNLFLAAMLLLVLADNYLLLYVGWEGVGLASYLLIGFWQHKPSAATAAKKAFIVNRVGDVGLSIAIMLLFTTFGTFTFEPLFGQVDKAGEGVLTGIGLMLLLAACGKSAQVPLQSWLGDAMEGPTPVSALIHAATMVTAGVYLITRSGVIFNAAPTAQVAVVTVGAVTLLFGAIVGCAKDDIKKALAGSTMSQIGYMVMAAGLGPIGYVFAIMHLVTHGFFKAGLFLGAGSVMHGMNDEVDMRKYGALRKYMPVTFVTFGLGYLAIIGFPGLSGFFSKDKIIEAAFAKGGTEGWILGGAALLGAAITAFYMTRVMLMTFFGEKRWQPDADGHEPHPHESPKSMTIPMIVLAFGSVFAGFLFSWNEAFVKWLEPVTGHEEGHPPIGAAAVTGATMVVMVLGVALAWAVYGRRPVPSVAPRGSWLTRAARRDLLQDDFNHVALVLPGEYLTRGLVYVDHKGVDGVVNGTAAAVGGLSGRMRRLQNGYVRSYAVSMLAGTAVLVAATLLMRGVA, from the coding sequence GTGGACTACTTGATCGGATGGCTCGTCCTCCTGCCGCTGCTGGGCGCCGGCGTGCTGCTCACCGGCGGACGGAGGCTGGACCGCACGGGCCACTGGATCGGCACCACGCTCGCGGGGGCGTCCTTCGTCGGCGCGGCGGTGCTCTTCTTCGACATGCTGGGCCGCGGCGGCGAGGACCGCGCGCTGCACTCGACCGCCTTCACCTGGATCTCCGTCGGCGGCTTCCACGCGGACGTGGCCTTCCAGCTCGACCAGCTGTCGATGACCTTCGCCCTGCTGATCACCGGTGTGGGCACGCTCATCCACATCTACTCGATCGGCTACATGGAGCACGACGAGCGGCGCCGCCGCTTCTTCGGCTACCTCAACCTCTTCCTCGCGGCGATGCTCCTGCTGGTCCTCGCCGACAACTACCTGCTGCTGTACGTCGGCTGGGAGGGCGTGGGCCTGGCCTCGTACCTGCTGATCGGCTTCTGGCAGCACAAGCCCAGCGCGGCGACCGCGGCCAAGAAGGCCTTCATCGTCAACCGCGTCGGTGACGTCGGCCTGTCGATCGCGATCATGCTGCTGTTCACCACCTTCGGCACCTTCACCTTCGAGCCGCTCTTCGGCCAGGTGGACAAGGCGGGCGAGGGCGTCCTGACCGGCATCGGCCTGATGCTGCTGCTCGCCGCCTGCGGCAAGTCGGCCCAGGTCCCGCTGCAGTCCTGGCTCGGCGACGCGATGGAGGGCCCGACCCCGGTCTCGGCCCTGATCCACGCGGCGACGATGGTGACCGCCGGCGTCTACCTGATCACCCGCTCCGGGGTGATCTTCAACGCCGCGCCCACCGCACAGGTGGCCGTGGTGACGGTCGGCGCGGTCACGCTGCTCTTCGGTGCGATCGTCGGTTGCGCCAAGGACGACATCAAGAAGGCGCTGGCCGGCTCGACGATGTCGCAGATCGGCTACATGGTGATGGCCGCGGGCCTCGGCCCGATCGGCTACGTCTTCGCGATCATGCACCTGGTCACCCACGGCTTCTTCAAGGCCGGGCTCTTCCTCGGCGCCGGATCGGTCATGCACGGCATGAACGACGAGGTGGACATGCGGAAGTACGGGGCCCTGCGGAAGTACATGCCGGTCACCTTCGTCACCTTCGGCCTCGGCTACCTGGCGATCATCGGCTTCCCGGGACTGTCCGGCTTCTTCTCCAAGGACAAGATCATCGAGGCCGCCTTCGCCAAGGGCGGCACCGAGGGCTGGATCCTCGGCGGCGCGGCCCTGCTGGGCGCGGCGATCACCGCGTTCTACATGACCCGCGTGATGCTGATGACCTTCTTCGGCGAGAAGCGCTGGCAGCCCGACGCGGACGGCCACGAGCCGCACCCGCACGAGTCGCCGAAGTCGATGACGATCCCGATGATCGTCCTGGCCTTCGGCTCGGTCTTCGCGGGTTTCCTGTTCAGCTGGAACGAGGCCTTCGTGAAGTGGCTGGAGCCGGTCACCGGTCACGAGGAGGGCCACCCGCCGATCGGCGCGGCCGCCGTCACCGGCGCCACGATGGTGGTGATGGTGCTCGGCGTCGCCCTGGCCTGGGCCGTGTACGGACGCCGCCCGGTGCCGTCCGTCGCCCCGCGCGGCAGCTGGCTCACCCGCGCCGCCCGGCGCGACCTGCTCCAGGACGACTTCAACCACGTCGCCCTGGTGCTGCCCGGCGAGTACCTCACCCGCGGTCTGGTCTACGTGGACCACAAGGGTGTGGACGGCGTCGTCAACGGCACCGCGGCCGCCGTCGGCGGCCTCTCCGGCCGGATGCGCCGCCTCCAGAACGGTTATGTGCGCAGCTACGCCGTGTCGATGCTGGCGGGCACCGCGGTGCTGGTCGCCGCGACGCTGCTGATGAGGGGTGTTGCCTGA
- the nuoI gene encoding NADH-quinone oxidoreductase subunit NuoI, with the protein MPEFLGPVAGFGVTFKAMFKKRLTEQYPEEKKPTAPRFHGRHQLNRHPDGLEKCVGCELCAWACPADAIYVEGADNTDEERYSPGERYGRVYQINYARCILCGLCIEACPTRALTMTNEYELADSSRESLIFTKEQLLAGLEEGMVDSPHAIFPGMDEGDYYRGAVTHAAPGTERQVAVSKGEKPDETVEGERDGDGTAGTEVPATGGAAPAGTGGEA; encoded by the coding sequence ATGCCTGAGTTCCTGGGCCCGGTCGCGGGCTTCGGCGTGACCTTCAAGGCCATGTTCAAGAAGCGCCTGACCGAGCAGTACCCCGAGGAGAAGAAGCCGACCGCGCCGCGGTTCCACGGCCGCCACCAGCTCAACCGTCACCCGGACGGGCTGGAGAAGTGCGTGGGCTGCGAGCTGTGCGCCTGGGCCTGCCCGGCGGACGCGATCTACGTCGAGGGCGCCGACAACACCGACGAGGAGCGCTACTCGCCGGGCGAGCGCTACGGCCGCGTCTACCAGATCAACTACGCCCGCTGCATCCTGTGCGGGCTGTGCATCGAGGCCTGCCCGACGCGCGCGCTGACCATGACCAACGAGTACGAGCTCGCCGACAGCAGCCGCGAGTCGCTGATCTTCACCAAGGAGCAGCTGCTCGCGGGCCTGGAGGAGGGCATGGTCGACAGCCCCCACGCGATCTTCCCCGGCATGGACGAGGGCGACTACTACCGCGGCGCGGTGACGCACGCGGCCCCCGGGACCGAGCGCCAGGTCGCGGTCTCCAAGGGCGAGAAGCCGGACGAGACGGTGGAGGGCGAGCGGGACGGCGACGGCACGGCGGGCACCGAGGTCCCCGCGACGGGCGGCGCCGCTCCGGCCGGGACGGGAGGCGAGGCATGA
- the nuoK gene encoding NADH-quinone oxidoreductase subunit NuoK has protein sequence MNPVNYLYLSALLFTIGAAGVLIRRNAIVVFMCVELMLNAANLAFVTFSRMHGNLDGQIIAFFTMVVAAAEVVVGLAIIVTIFRSRHSASVDDASLMKL, from the coding sequence GTGAATCCGGTCAACTACCTGTACCTGTCGGCGCTGCTGTTCACCATCGGCGCGGCCGGGGTGCTGATCCGGCGCAACGCGATCGTCGTCTTCATGTGCGTCGAGCTGATGCTGAACGCCGCCAACCTGGCGTTCGTCACCTTCTCCCGCATGCACGGCAACCTCGACGGCCAGATCATCGCCTTCTTCACGATGGTCGTCGCCGCCGCCGAGGTGGTCGTGGGCCTGGCGATCATCGTGACGATCTTCCGCTCCCGCCACTCGGCCTCGGTCGACGACGCCAGCCTGATGAAGCTCTAA